A single window of Archangium gephyra DNA harbors:
- a CDS encoding 2OG-Fe(II) oxygenase, translating into MSPLSLRDEEIQSLGEQGWFTRASFLGEAEARAIHAEAKARVEAGQLRPAGIRRGADHTLDRDTRGDFITWVKEEERGSAISRLREAYAALGEALSAEAYLGLGRFDLQLAWYPGEGARYARHFDAFPGQSNRRVTALYYLNPDWVPAHGGLLRIYPEGGPVDVEPTLDRLVVFLSERIEHEVLPAYGPRLALTAWFYGRNAG; encoded by the coding sequence ATGAGCCCGCTGTCCCTTCGGGATGAAGAAATCCAATCACTCGGTGAACAGGGCTGGTTCACCCGGGCGTCCTTCCTCGGAGAGGCGGAGGCCCGAGCCATCCACGCCGAGGCGAAGGCGCGCGTCGAGGCGGGCCAGCTGCGTCCCGCGGGCATCCGCCGGGGCGCGGACCACACGCTGGACCGGGACACCCGCGGCGACTTCATCACCTGGGTGAAGGAGGAGGAGCGGGGCTCGGCGATCAGCCGGTTGCGCGAGGCCTATGCCGCGCTCGGTGAGGCGCTGTCGGCGGAGGCGTACCTGGGGCTCGGGCGGTTCGACCTGCAGCTCGCCTGGTATCCCGGCGAGGGAGCGAGGTACGCGCGCCACTTCGATGCCTTTCCCGGTCAGTCCAACCGGCGCGTCACGGCGCTCTACTACCTCAACCCGGACTGGGTGCCGGCCCACGGGGGCCTGCTGCGCATCTACCCCGAGGGCGGCCCGGTGGACGTGGAGCCCACGTTGGATCGGCTCGTGGTGTTCCTCAGCGAGCGCATCGAGCACGAGGTGCTGCCCGCGTACGGTCCCCGGCTCGCGCTCACCGCGTGGTTCTACGGGCGGAACGCGGGGTAG